A window of the Egibacter rhizosphaerae genome harbors these coding sequences:
- a CDS encoding helix-turn-helix domain-containing protein, translated as MTTTAPADQWQRREQTVSVDRAFASQTRAQIHERLLADGEPWSVREVADAFDLHPNVARSHLELLADAGLLSVGRRKHPSGGRPAKVYRADDGAPAAATTGVLPGARLQVALLAALADAPAEGEPRPADARARAIAVAEGRRLAEEFPADLPDPPSQDLEAAVRSGLGALRPHAPQARVVGAGDDHVDVAGVATAFQLVREQRPELADALERGLLEGVFAGSELPVSVSDGPAREGEPVRRLRLARGGSEGPLIARRLDARALPRESGVVRAMREITALDPGEVLEVIAGGPGSPAAFARWADRAAHQLLAVERATDEQGRPGIRLLIRKGDR; from the coding sequence GTGACGACGACGGCGCCAGCCGACCAGTGGCAGCGGCGCGAGCAGACCGTGTCGGTCGATCGCGCGTTCGCGAGCCAGACGCGCGCGCAGATCCACGAGCGGCTCCTGGCCGACGGCGAGCCCTGGAGCGTGCGGGAGGTCGCCGACGCGTTCGACCTGCACCCCAACGTCGCCCGCAGCCATCTGGAGCTGCTGGCCGACGCGGGCCTGTTGTCGGTGGGCCGGCGCAAGCATCCCAGCGGCGGACGACCCGCGAAGGTCTACCGCGCCGACGACGGCGCCCCGGCCGCGGCGACGACCGGTGTGCTGCCGGGGGCACGCCTGCAGGTGGCGTTGCTGGCCGCGCTCGCGGACGCGCCCGCGGAGGGGGAGCCCCGCCCCGCCGACGCCCGAGCCCGGGCGATCGCGGTCGCCGAGGGACGACGGCTCGCCGAGGAGTTCCCGGCCGACCTCCCCGACCCGCCGTCGCAGGACCTCGAGGCGGCCGTGCGGTCGGGCCTCGGCGCGCTCCGCCCGCACGCGCCCCAGGCCCGTGTCGTGGGTGCCGGGGATGACCACGTCGACGTTGCGGGGGTCGCCACCGCATTCCAGCTCGTGCGGGAGCAGCGCCCCGAACTCGCCGATGCCCTCGAGCGTGGCCTGCTCGAGGGCGTCTTCGCCGGCTCGGAGCTGCCCGTGTCGGTGAGCGACGGTCCCGCACGCGAGGGTGAGCCGGTGCGCCGCCTCCGCCTCGCGCGCGGAGGGTCGGAGGGGCCGCTCATCGCGCGACGGCTCGACGCGCGCGCCCTCCCAAGGGAGAGCGGCGTGGTGCGCGCGATGCGCGAGATCACGGCCCTCGATCCCGGTGAGGTTCTGGAGGTCATCGCCGGAGGGCCGGGCTCGCCCGCCGCGTTCGCGCGATGGGCGGACCGGGCGGCGCACCAACTGCTGGCGGTCGAGCGCGCGACCGACGAGCAGGGGCGACCCGGCATCCGGTTGCTGATCCGCAAGGGCGACCGG